The Cellulomonas oligotrophica sequence GGTTCTTCAACCGGATCGTGTCGTGGCGCACGCGCCGCTCGGGCCGCCAGTCCTTCATGGGCATGGACGTGCTGGTGCTGCACACGATCGGCCGACGCAGCGGCGAGCCCCGCCAGACGCCGCTCGCATGGTTCCCCGGACCGGACGGCACCCGCCTCGTCGTCGCGTCGGCCGGCGGCTCGGCCGACCACCCGGCCTGGTACTACAACGTCGCCGCGCACCCCGACCAGGTCGAGGTCGAGATCGGTGGCGTGCGCACCCCCGTGACCGCCGACGAGCTGCACGGCGAGGAGCGCGCCGCCGCCTGGACGCAGATCGTCGCGACCACGGCCCAGTTCGGCCGCTACGAGCAGCGCACCGACCGCGAGATCCCCGTGGTCCGCCTCACCGCGCGCTGACCGGACCGGCCACGGACCACCCGGCGTCGCCAGCCGGCAGCCAGGCGTTCACCACGAACCGGCGGCGACGCGCACGTGCTCGTCCGGGTCGTCCTTCAGCAGCGCGCTGAGCTCGTGGTCGCCCCGCCGGTGCGCCATCACGCCCCACCGCACGACCTTCGACCGGTCGCCCGCCAGCGCGAGCACCGTGGCCCGCGGGCAGGCGAGGTTCTGCGCCACCGCGAACCGGACCTCGGCGGCCCGGTCCCCGGCCAGCCCGGCAAGGAGGTCCGGGTCCGCGGTGTACGCCGCGACCTGACGGCGGACGAGCCTCTCGGGGTCCGCCGCCAGCCGGCGGTGCACCGCCGGCTCGACGCAGATGGCCTGCTCGCGGACCCGCCGGTCCGCGTGCGCCACGACAGCATCGACGAGAGCCGGGCTCAGGGAGCGGGCGAGCTGGCCGACCGCCGCTGCGACGTCGCCGCCGAGCTCCAGCGCCCGCGCCCGGACGACGTCGCTCGCCGCCGGGTTCTGCGCCGCGTTCCACCGCACGTGGAAGTCGCGGTCGGTCAGCAGGCCCAGCAGCGTCGCGTCGGGCGTGCGGAGGTTCGCGGCGATCGCCTGACGGACCTGGCGGTCGGGGTCCGTGGCCAGCTCCGCGGCGCCGGCTGCGGTCAGGTCCGTGCCGGCGGCAGCCCGGCGTCGCTCGGCACGCGTCCCGGTCGGCGTCACGCCCGCCACCCTAGGGAGCCGGGGCCCGGAAGAGCGGCAGGGCTTGCCGGGGGCGGAAGACGGGCCGATCTTCCGGGGTGCGGGACGGTCCGGGCGGGTGCTGCGGGGTCCAGCGTGGGGGCTCCAGCCGACCCCACCGGAGGACGCGATGACCGCACCGACCGCCACCCCCACGTCCCTCGCCCCCACGGCGCCCGGCGCCGGCCGCGTCGTCGTCGACGTGCCCCGCGTGCTCCCGGGCGACCAGCGCGAGACCGCCGAGCAGATCGAGCACGCCTGGCGCACCGACCCCCGCTGGGCGGGCGTGCAGCGGCGGCACACCGGGCAGGACGTCGTCCGGCTGCGCGGCTCGGTCCGTGAGGACCCGACGCTCGCCCGGCGCGGCGCCCAGCGGCTGTGGGAGCTGCTGCACACCCGCACCCACGTGCCGGCGCTCGGCGCGCTCACCGGCAACCAGGCCGTGCAGCAGGTCAAGGCCGGTCTCGAGGCGATCTACCTGTCCGGGTGGCAGGTCGCCGCCGACGCGAACCTGTCGGGCCAGACGTACCCCGACCAGTCGCTGTACCCCGCCAACTCGGTGCCCGCCGTCGTCCGGCGCATCAACAACGCGCTGCTGCGCGCCGACCAGGTCGACGTCGCGGAGCACGGCGCCCCCACCCGCGACTGGCTCGCGCCGATCGTGGCCGACGCCGAGGCCGGGTTCGGCGGGCCGCTCAACGCCTACGAGCTCATGCACGCGATGATCGCCGCCGGTGCCGCGGGCGTGCACTGGGAGGACCAGCTCGCCGCGGAGAAGAAGTGCGGGCACCTGGGCGGCAAGGTCCTCGTCCCGACGTCGCAGCACGTGCGGACGCTGTCCGCCGCGCGGCTCGCCGCCGACGTCGCGGGCGTCCCCACCCTCGTCGTCGCCCGCACCGACGCCCTCGGCGCCGACCTGCTCACCTCCGACGTCGACGAGCGGGACCACCCGTTCCTCACCGGCGAGCGGACCGCCGAGGGGTACCACCGGGTCACCCCCGGGCTCGACGCGGTGCTCGCCCGCCAGGACGCGTACGCACCGTTCGCGGACCTGCTGTGGGTCGAGACGGCCACGCCGGACCTCGCGCTCGCGGTGGAGTTCGCCGAGCGGATCCACGAGCAGCACCCCGGCAAGCTGCTGGCGTACAACTGCTCGCCGTCGTTCCACTGGCGCTCGCACCTGACGGACGGGCAGATCGCCCGCTTCCAGCGCGAGCTCGCGGGGCACGGGTACGCGTTCCAGTTCATCACCCTCGCGGGCTTCCACGCCCTCAACCACTCGATGTTCACCCTCGCCCGCGGCTACGCCGAGCGCGGCATGAGCGCGTACGTCGAGCTCCAGGACGCCGAGATCGCGTCCGAGGCCGACGGCTACACCGCGACGCGCCACCAGCGCGAGGTGGGCACCGGCTACTTCGACCAGGTCGCCACCGCGATCGACCCCACGAGCACCACCCTCGCCCTCGCCGGCTCCACCGAGACGTCGCAG is a genomic window containing:
- a CDS encoding nitroreductase/quinone reductase family protein, which codes for MSFTTPRGSRGGTPPRGPFVRFFNRIVSWRTRRSGRQSFMGMDVLVLHTIGRRSGEPRQTPLAWFPGPDGTRLVVASAGGSADHPAWYYNVAAHPDQVEVEIGGVRTPVTADELHGEERAAAWTQIVATTAQFGRYEQRTDREIPVVRLTAR
- the aceA gene encoding isocitrate lyase translates to MTAPTATPTSLAPTAPGAGRVVVDVPRVLPGDQRETAEQIEHAWRTDPRWAGVQRRHTGQDVVRLRGSVREDPTLARRGAQRLWELLHTRTHVPALGALTGNQAVQQVKAGLEAIYLSGWQVAADANLSGQTYPDQSLYPANSVPAVVRRINNALLRADQVDVAEHGAPTRDWLAPIVADAEAGFGGPLNAYELMHAMIAAGAAGVHWEDQLAAEKKCGHLGGKVLVPTSQHVRTLSAARLAADVAGVPTLVVARTDALGADLLTSDVDERDHPFLTGERTAEGYHRVTPGLDAVLARQDAYAPFADLLWVETATPDLALAVEFAERIHEQHPGKLLAYNCSPSFHWRSHLTDGQIARFQRELAGHGYAFQFITLAGFHALNHSMFTLARGYAERGMSAYVELQDAEIASEADGYTATRHQREVGTGYFDQVATAIDPTSTTLALAGSTETSQFH